Proteins encoded in a region of the Ruegeria sp. AD91A genome:
- a CDS encoding LysR family transcriptional regulator — MLLDNLRLFLTIAEKGSLVAAARETGLSSTTVSERLATLESHYGVVLFNRTTRSISLTEEGRVLIDGAKSVLSEVTDLDTRIRLGAETLSGLIRVSAPIDFGRGVVSDVIAEFTEENPAVSIELSLSDGYVDLVGQGFDLAVRFGDITDSSLRIRNLGSYPRFVCAAPSYLATYGAPELPEDLANHNCLVMRFGGSLDNVWEFGAGRERQLVPVKGNRIVNDGSLIRSWALAGHGIVLKSELDVGDDVRAGKLVALLGDFLPPPKPLQMMFPPGRAQPRRVAEFAQYLRRKMGAV, encoded by the coding sequence ATGCTGCTCGACAACCTCCGCCTCTTCCTGACCATCGCCGAGAAAGGCAGCCTTGTCGCGGCGGCCCGAGAGACAGGTTTATCGAGTACAACTGTCTCCGAACGGCTCGCTACGCTGGAATCACACTACGGTGTGGTATTGTTCAACCGAACGACACGCTCAATCAGTTTGACCGAAGAGGGTCGGGTCCTGATCGATGGTGCCAAGAGCGTTCTCAGTGAAGTCACCGACCTCGACACCCGCATTCGCCTCGGCGCCGAAACCCTTTCTGGCCTGATCCGCGTCAGTGCGCCTATTGATTTTGGTCGTGGTGTTGTCTCTGATGTGATCGCTGAATTCACCGAAGAGAACCCGGCTGTGTCGATAGAACTGTCGCTATCCGATGGCTATGTCGATCTCGTGGGTCAGGGTTTTGACTTGGCTGTTCGGTTTGGGGACATCACCGACAGCTCACTCCGAATACGCAACCTTGGAAGCTACCCGCGTTTCGTCTGCGCAGCACCCAGCTATCTGGCGACATATGGAGCACCAGAACTGCCCGAAGACCTCGCAAATCATAACTGCCTGGTTATGCGTTTCGGTGGTTCGCTCGACAATGTTTGGGAGTTTGGCGCAGGCCGAGAACGCCAGCTTGTTCCAGTCAAGGGAAACCGAATTGTAAATGATGGCTCGCTTATCCGCAGTTGGGCTCTGGCAGGCCATGGCATTGTGTTGAAGTCGGAACTGGATGTTGGCGATGATGTCAGAGCCGGAAAGCTTGTGGCACTGTTAGGCGACTTCCTCCCACCACCCAAGCCGCTACAAATGATGTTTCCACCCGGTCGAGCCCAACCTCGCCGAGTGGCAGAGTTCGCGCAGTATCTACGCCGGAAAATGGGTGCGGTCTGA
- a CDS encoding putative quinol monooxygenase, whose amino-acid sequence MAKLTIVANIKANPGKIDLVKAELTKLIDITRSEKGCINYDLHQDNDNPAHFVFYENWESRELWQTHMGAPHLAAYMAATDGAVAEFTLNEMTVIG is encoded by the coding sequence ATGGCCAAGCTGACCATTGTCGCCAACATCAAAGCCAACCCCGGCAAGATCGACCTTGTCAAAGCAGAGCTCACCAAGCTCATCGACATCACCCGGTCTGAAAAAGGTTGCATCAACTACGACCTGCACCAAGACAACGATAACCCGGCTCATTTCGTGTTTTATGAAAATTGGGAAAGCCGAGAGCTTTGGCAAACTCATATGGGGGCCCCACATCTGGCTGCATACATGGCGGCGACAGACGGAGCGGTCGCCGAATTCACATTGAATGAGATGACCGTCATCGGTTGA
- a CDS encoding c-type cytochrome, with protein MIVASIVISLAATISAADDFSDLGKDLFVEHCARCHGIDASGKGPDAAALKTEPADLTKISDRRGGVWPMLEVMSILDGYLKVQEPRDDMPIITELNDGPAVEFDTGNGLVTRIPSRLIEIAEYLESIQSPKPERYVP; from the coding sequence ATGATCGTTGCGAGCATAGTCATTTCTTTGGCTGCAACGATATCTGCGGCCGACGATTTTTCGGACCTTGGCAAAGACCTCTTTGTTGAGCATTGCGCCAGATGTCACGGAATCGATGCATCCGGAAAAGGACCTGACGCAGCTGCTTTGAAAACAGAGCCTGCTGATTTAACAAAGATTTCCGACCGAAGGGGGGGCGTGTGGCCCATGTTGGAGGTCATGTCGATCTTGGACGGTTACTTGAAAGTACAAGAACCTCGCGATGACATGCCGATAATCACCGAATTGAATGACGGCCCTGCTGTCGAATTCGATACGGGCAACGGTTTGGTTACGCGTATTCCTTCCAGACTTATCGAAATTGCTGAATATTTGGAGAGTATTCAGTCTCCGAAGCCAGAACGTTATGTTCCGTGA
- a CDS encoding VOC family protein: MRIERLDHVNIVTTKLSDMVTWYEEVLGLRLGARPDFPFPGAWLYAGDDAVLHLVGQEGTPNVG, encoded by the coding sequence ATGAGAATTGAGCGACTAGATCATGTGAATATCGTGACAACTAAGTTGTCTGACATGGTTACTTGGTATGAAGAGGTCTTGGGTTTGAGACTCGGGGCTCGTCCTGATTTTCCGTTTCCTGGAGCATGGTTGTATGCGGGTGATGACGCCGTGCTCCACCTAGTGGGTCAAGAAGGAACACCTAACGTCGGCTGA
- a CDS encoding PLP-dependent cysteine synthase family protein, with translation MDRWISDSIAKINADAHRSADTHLFKLPVRGLKGVDIYLKDESTHPTGSLKHRLARSLFLYALVNGKIREGTRVIEASSGSTAVSEAYFARMIGVPFTAVLPKSTAKSKIDLIRFQGGEIHFVDAAPDMHKASVELAAEVGGYFMDQFKYAERATDWRGNNNIAESLFRQMEREPHPIPSVIVMSAGTGGTSATLGRYIRYKGFNSELIVVDPENSVFFDSFRTGDRTLTRPCSSRIEGIGRPRVEKSFLADVIDRMIQVPDAASIATMLWLEDRIRRRAGPSTGTNLWGALQIAQEMEAAGRSGSIVTILCDDGNRYLDTYYDPEWVMENFGETASYEANLAAYH, from the coding sequence ATGGACCGTTGGATTTCGGATTCGATTGCCAAGATCAATGCAGATGCTCACCGCTCTGCCGATACGCACCTTTTCAAGCTTCCCGTCCGGGGGCTGAAGGGCGTAGACATCTATCTCAAGGATGAAAGTACACATCCCACTGGCAGCCTCAAGCACAGGCTGGCACGTTCGCTTTTCCTTTATGCGCTTGTAAACGGGAAAATAAGGGAAGGGACACGTGTAATCGAAGCCTCGTCTGGCAGCACTGCCGTTTCAGAAGCTTACTTCGCCCGTATGATCGGAGTGCCTTTTACCGCGGTTCTCCCAAAATCTACCGCCAAGAGCAAAATCGACCTAATCCGGTTCCAAGGTGGGGAAATCCACTTCGTCGATGCGGCGCCGGACATGCACAAGGCCTCGGTTGAACTGGCAGCTGAAGTCGGTGGCTACTTCATGGATCAGTTTAAGTACGCCGAGCGGGCGACGGATTGGAGAGGCAACAACAACATTGCAGAAAGCCTTTTTCGTCAGATGGAACGAGAGCCACATCCAATTCCATCGGTAATTGTGATGAGCGCGGGCACTGGCGGAACTTCAGCAACGTTGGGGCGGTACATTCGCTACAAAGGCTTTAACAGTGAATTGATTGTTGTGGACCCCGAAAACTCAGTGTTTTTTGATAGCTTTCGAACTGGAGACAGGACCCTGACCCGCCCCTGTTCAAGTCGTATTGAAGGTATCGGACGTCCTCGGGTAGAGAAGTCATTTTTAGCAGATGTAATCGACCGTATGATTCAAGTGCCGGATGCGGCAAGCATTGCGACTATGCTCTGGCTTGAAGATCGGATCAGGCGGCGGGCGGGCCCATCAACAGGCACAAACCTCTGGGGGGCTTTGCAAATTGCGCAAGAGATGGAGGCTGCCGGACGATCTGGCTCCATTGTCACTATTCTGTGTGACGACGGAAACCGTTATCTCGACACCTACTACGATCCGGAATGGGTGATGGAAAACTTCGGCGAAACCGCTTCTTACGAAGCTAATTTGGCGGCATATCACTGA
- a CDS encoding zinc-binding alcohol dehydrogenase family protein, with protein sequence MKAVGFRTAGPIDQADALIEFEADKPTPSGHDLLVEVQAVSVNPVDTKIRQRRAPEGPAPDILGWDAVGIVEAVGEEVETFKPGDTVWYAGAINRPGTNAEYHLVDERIVGAAPKSIPASAAAAMPLTTLTAYEMLFDRLRVQDAIPGGTNTLLVIGGAGGVGSITIQLARALTELTVIATASRPETQDWVQELGAHHVINHAEPFSTQLGALDIESVDFIYSTNHSQLYATQAGEVMTPQGRFGLIDDPETFDIAPFKPKSISLHWEFMYTRSLFGTGDMNRQSEILNQVAGLIDDGKIRSTATDTLGTINAANLMKAHAILESGKAKGKLVLEGF encoded by the coding sequence ATGAAAGCTGTTGGATTTCGTACGGCCGGACCAATTGATCAGGCGGATGCATTGATCGAATTCGAAGCAGACAAACCCACCCCGTCAGGTCATGATTTGCTTGTCGAAGTGCAAGCCGTTTCGGTGAACCCGGTCGACACAAAAATTCGGCAACGACGTGCTCCTGAGGGTCCCGCACCTGACATTCTAGGGTGGGACGCCGTAGGGATCGTCGAAGCCGTTGGCGAAGAGGTCGAGACTTTCAAACCGGGAGACACCGTTTGGTATGCCGGGGCGATCAATCGGCCTGGAACCAATGCCGAATACCATCTTGTGGATGAGCGCATCGTGGGGGCTGCTCCTAAATCCATACCTGCATCAGCGGCTGCGGCGATGCCGCTTACGACGCTCACTGCTTATGAGATGCTGTTCGACCGCTTGCGAGTCCAAGATGCCATTCCCGGCGGGACAAATACGTTGCTGGTTATAGGTGGCGCAGGCGGTGTCGGGTCAATCACCATTCAATTGGCCCGGGCTCTCACTGAATTGACAGTGATAGCGACGGCGTCCCGCCCCGAGACACAAGACTGGGTTCAAGAGCTTGGCGCACACCATGTCATCAACCATGCGGAACCTTTTAGCACACAACTCGGGGCTCTCGATATCGAAAGCGTGGATTTCATCTATTCAACGAACCATTCCCAGCTTTATGCGACTCAAGCCGGAGAGGTGATGACACCTCAAGGTCGCTTTGGGTTGATCGATGATCCTGAGACCTTTGACATCGCGCCATTCAAACCCAAATCGATCTCTTTGCATTGGGAGTTCATGTACACTCGGTCGCTGTTTGGGACTGGAGATATGAATCGTCAAAGCGAAATACTGAATCAGGTTGCCGGGTTGATAGACGATGGAAAGATCAGATCCACAGCAACCGATACACTTGGTACAATCAATGCTGCAAACTTAATGAAAGCGCATGCTATCCTCGAAAGTGGCAAGGCCAAAGGAAAGCTCGTGCTTGAGGGTTTTTAG
- a CDS encoding alkaline phosphatase family protein — MTKSLRTCLSLWLVAVAPAYAQQPPRLVLQLTVDAFRGDLPARYFENLGEGGLKYLLENGVHYLDAHHCHANTETVVGHATLATGATPAVHGMIGNTWFDRTLDRVVYNVEDSTAPLLGDGAGVNNDIEIDPTQAAAGTDGRSPRAMLVTTLSDELSASTAGAAKVFGVSIKDRGAITMAGQSGKAFWFSKAANRFVTSSYYYDKYPDWVSAWNDASPSASFEGTSWELMHPKEAYLFGDRDNQPWETDVAGFGITFPHRYSSTQNGFDPLENPYFTTFLTLSPAGDDLTAQFAKRLIDAEDIGQDAVTDYLAISFSSVDYVNHVFGPSSLEAEDTIYRLDQTLMNLFAFIDDRIGLENVLIVLSADHGTTDAPGYLESVGIRTGLVAPDTWDPTEQIAKLKERFRITGKLLEGYNHPYLNIAPEVLARSDIDLPTLESAIAEELLSFPDVAFAVPGTAIEANTLPDTGIMRLVRNNYHPTRSGNIYVVFKPGWFIADFDGLSVTSTHGSPWRGDTHVPIIFAGPNLKPQRVARRVCTTALASTLSALLSTARPNGASGEVLQEVLD, encoded by the coding sequence ATGACCAAATCATTAAGAACTTGTTTGTCTTTGTGGTTGGTTGCAGTCGCTCCTGCGTATGCGCAACAACCTCCTCGTCTCGTTTTGCAGCTGACCGTTGACGCGTTTCGGGGCGATCTACCGGCACGCTACTTTGAGAATCTTGGGGAGGGTGGCCTTAAGTATTTACTAGAAAACGGTGTACACTATCTGGACGCCCATCACTGCCATGCCAATACAGAGACGGTTGTCGGACACGCTACATTGGCGACCGGGGCAACACCGGCAGTGCACGGGATGATCGGAAACACCTGGTTCGACAGAACCTTGGACCGCGTTGTCTACAACGTTGAAGACAGCACCGCTCCGCTTCTTGGAGATGGTGCTGGCGTCAATAACGATATTGAAATTGACCCAACACAGGCGGCAGCTGGCACAGATGGGCGGTCACCACGCGCTATGCTTGTTACGACGCTTTCGGACGAACTAAGCGCTTCCACTGCTGGTGCGGCCAAGGTCTTTGGAGTTTCAATCAAAGACCGTGGGGCTATTACAATGGCGGGACAAAGCGGCAAAGCCTTCTGGTTCTCAAAAGCCGCAAATCGTTTTGTCACAAGCTCCTATTATTACGACAAATACCCGGATTGGGTTTCCGCCTGGAATGACGCATCGCCGAGCGCCTCCTTTGAAGGAACCTCTTGGGAATTGATGCACCCAAAGGAAGCCTATCTCTTTGGCGACCGCGACAACCAACCATGGGAGACGGATGTCGCCGGGTTCGGCATAACCTTTCCTCATCGCTATTCTTCGACGCAAAATGGGTTTGACCCGCTAGAAAACCCCTACTTTACGACCTTTTTAACGCTTAGTCCCGCTGGCGACGATCTGACGGCGCAATTTGCCAAACGATTGATTGATGCCGAGGATATCGGGCAAGACGCGGTAACGGATTATCTGGCGATTAGCTTCTCGTCCGTGGACTACGTCAACCATGTGTTTGGCCCCTCCAGTCTTGAAGCCGAGGACACGATATACCGCCTCGATCAGACTCTCATGAATCTCTTCGCGTTTATCGACGACCGGATCGGGCTGGAAAACGTTTTGATCGTTCTATCGGCGGACCACGGCACCACTGATGCGCCGGGCTATTTGGAGAGTGTTGGCATCCGAACTGGCCTTGTTGCTCCAGACACCTGGGACCCGACGGAACAGATAGCCAAGCTTAAGGAGCGGTTTCGGATCACCGGGAAATTGCTTGAGGGTTATAATCACCCCTATCTCAATATCGCCCCCGAAGTATTGGCTCGCAGTGATATCGATTTACCCACGCTGGAGTCAGCTATTGCAGAAGAGCTTCTATCCTTTCCCGATGTGGCATTCGCCGTCCCCGGTACGGCTATCGAAGCAAACACCCTGCCCGATACCGGCATCATGCGCCTGGTCCGCAACAACTATCATCCCACCCGATCCGGGAACATATACGTAGTCTTCAAACCCGGTTGGTTCATCGCAGACTTTGATGGTCTGTCCGTCACATCCACCCACGGGTCACCGTGGCGCGGTGACACACATGTGCCGATTATCTTTGCTGGACCGAACTTAAAACCACAACGGGTCGCACGCCGTGTTTGCACGACTGCTCTCGCATCCACACTTTCTGCCTTATTGAGCACGGCACGTCCTAATGGTGCGAGTGGTGAGGTACTACAAGAAGTCTTGGATTAG
- a CDS encoding cytochrome c: protein MHAKRWVILSAGFIALATVSCTDLYPDADVMPTRADGAAFFSENCTSCHGVDGRGGGPASSGLSVAPTDLTTLSVENGGTFPQARALSYIYGDPENSHLARVMPEFGGEMAEDLVPVEIEGVLTPTPRELAGLLFFLESIQQ, encoded by the coding sequence ATGCACGCTAAAAGGTGGGTTATTTTGTCGGCTGGATTTATTGCTCTGGCCACAGTGTCGTGTACAGATCTGTATCCTGACGCCGACGTCATGCCCACTCGCGCTGATGGGGCGGCCTTTTTCTCAGAAAACTGTACTTCTTGTCATGGTGTGGATGGTAGAGGCGGTGGCCCGGCAAGCAGCGGTCTTTCCGTTGCGCCAACAGATTTGACAACATTGAGCGTGGAGAACGGAGGCACTTTCCCTCAAGCACGGGCACTAAGCTACATCTATGGCGACCCAGAAAACAGCCATCTTGCTCGGGTTATGCCGGAGTTTGGCGGGGAAATGGCGGAAGACCTGGTTCCGGTTGAAATCGAGGGTGTCTTGACGCCCACTCCGCGCGAGTTAGCAGGGTTATTGTTTTTCTTAGAAAGCATCCAACAGTAG
- a CDS encoding DUF6512 family protein, producing MLETSSRIVWLEAIGAILMILLGSGLHFAFVLLGCWTPVALVAAVNESIWEHLKLAFWPGLFWACLMPLPPRLTRRDVFSAKGVSLAITAILIVIVFTAYTEIFERNFLLIDIGIFVAAICIGQIVSILLLAYEDRMRALIHVFGVFLLGVQAVAYSTLTFFPLNHWLFIEAHSGTIGIPAR from the coding sequence ATGCTGGAAACCTCGTCCCGAATAGTTTGGCTCGAAGCGATAGGGGCGATCCTAATGATCCTACTCGGGTCCGGGCTGCACTTTGCATTTGTTTTGCTAGGATGTTGGACGCCAGTGGCGCTTGTGGCAGCTGTCAACGAGTCAATTTGGGAACACTTAAAGCTGGCTTTTTGGCCAGGATTGTTTTGGGCCTGCCTAATGCCGCTTCCACCCCGACTTACAAGAAGGGACGTATTTAGTGCTAAAGGAGTTAGCCTCGCAATTACTGCTATTTTGATTGTAATAGTATTCACAGCATACACAGAGATATTTGAGCGCAACTTTTTGTTGATTGATATTGGGATATTTGTTGCAGCAATTTGCATCGGCCAGATCGTGTCAATTCTGTTGCTTGCTTACGAAGATCGAATGCGTGCACTCATTCATGTATTCGGCGTGTTTCTCCTTGGGGTTCAAGCTGTCGCCTATAGTACCCTAACATTTTTCCCTCTTAATCATTGGCTGTTCATTGAAGCACATTCTGGCACGATAGGTATTCCTGCCCGTTAG
- a CDS encoding ornithine cyclodeaminase family protein, which yields MTSENTLIYLSDDDLGGLGVQPSEVADAIEAALIAKADGKLHTSPKTVILPADGRYAMSTLAMGDDGFIVTKQVTVCPENPARGLPAINGAIMVMDAQTGQLRAVLGANWITAVRTAALSVVAARRLADPHAETVAFVGAGVQAHSHLVAFSELFPLKRIRVFGRGKENADKLCRFARGMGLEAETCANAKDALSDAELIVTSITLDYSIEPFLDARWLKPTAFATITDACIPWVPAHMTAFKTVIIDDRLQELESDKPMLPYEQVAGDLTELVTGNVDVRARNMPAAFAFRGISLGDYAASVLAVRRFTEKPVK from the coding sequence GTGACTTCTGAGAACACCCTAATCTACCTGTCTGACGACGATCTCGGGGGTTTAGGCGTCCAACCTTCTGAAGTTGCCGATGCCATCGAGGCTGCCCTAATAGCCAAGGCAGATGGAAAGCTTCATACTTCTCCCAAGACAGTCATCTTGCCCGCCGACGGGCGCTATGCAATGTCAACTTTGGCAATGGGAGATGATGGATTCATCGTGACCAAGCAGGTTACAGTGTGTCCGGAAAATCCGGCGAGGGGTCTCCCTGCGATAAACGGTGCCATCATGGTTATGGATGCGCAAACAGGACAACTTCGCGCGGTCTTGGGGGCGAATTGGATTACGGCAGTCAGAACTGCGGCGCTGTCAGTGGTAGCAGCGCGTCGGCTTGCTGACCCTCATGCCGAGACGGTGGCATTTGTAGGCGCGGGTGTGCAGGCTCACTCCCACCTAGTCGCGTTTTCAGAACTATTTCCCCTGAAACGAATTCGCGTGTTCGGACGTGGTAAAGAGAATGCCGACAAGCTTTGTCGTTTTGCTCGCGGCATGGGTCTCGAAGCCGAAACATGCGCCAATGCCAAAGACGCTTTGAGTGATGCCGAACTGATAGTGACATCGATAACGTTGGACTACTCTATTGAACCCTTCTTGGATGCCCGATGGCTGAAGCCGACTGCCTTCGCCACCATAACTGATGCGTGCATCCCGTGGGTGCCGGCGCATATGACTGCTTTCAAAACGGTAATTATCGACGACCGTTTGCAGGAATTGGAAAGCGACAAGCCGATGTTGCCATACGAGCAAGTTGCCGGCGACTTGACGGAATTGGTTACTGGCAATGTTGACGTCCGAGCACGCAATATGCCGGCGGCTTTTGCTTTCAGAGGGATTTCATTGGGGGATTATGCTGCTTCGGTCCTCGCAGTTCGCCGGTTCACCGAAAAACCCGTGAAGTGA